From a region of the Methanolobus tindarius DSM 2278 genome:
- a CDS encoding pyruvate ferredoxin oxidoreductase subunit gamma: MKEIRIHGRGGQGSVTAAELLAVAAFADGKFSQAFPAFGVERRGAPVQAFTRINNEPIRLRSQIYEPDYVIVQDPTLLEVVDVASGLKEDGILIINSDFDADKFDLDTKAKIMTVNATKIALDIIGRPIVNTVLLGAFAGATGEIEPESIMEAVKERFPGKVGDRNAEAIQEAYTMMKEAKK, from the coding sequence ATGAAAGAAATACGCATACACGGCCGTGGTGGTCAGGGCTCTGTCACAGCTGCTGAACTTTTGGCCGTTGCTGCTTTTGCAGACGGTAAATTCAGCCAGGCCTTCCCCGCATTCGGTGTCGAAAGGAGGGGTGCACCGGTCCAGGCATTCACAAGGATCAACAATGAACCAATCAGGCTCAGAAGCCAGATCTACGAACCTGATTACGTTATTGTACAGGACCCTACACTCCTTGAAGTAGTCGATGTTGCAAGCGGTCTCAAGGAAGATGGAATACTTATTATCAACAGTGATTTTGATGCAGACAAGTTTGACCTTGACACCAAGGCAAAGATAATGACTGTCAATGCAACAAAGATTGCACTGGACATTATTGGAAGACCTATAGTTAACACAGTCCTTCTGGGTGCTTTTGCAGGAGCAACAGGCGAAATCGAACCAGAATCAATTATGGAAGCTGTTAAGGAAAGGTTCCCTGGTAAAGTAGGAGACAGGAATGCTGAAGCTATCCAGGAAGCATACACAATGATGAAGGAGGCTAAGAAATGA
- the dusB gene encoding tRNA dihydrouridine synthase DusB, whose protein sequence is MKIADIKISGNILLAPMSNVTNLPFRLMCKKYGASFTYSEMISSDAVIYENEKSINRGMSCEEERPLGIQIFGNSAENMTKAALRIEEIYQPEIIDINFGCPARLLTKDGCGSALLRSPELIHEIITGLTDNLSTPVTAKIRVLEYMEKTLEIAHLIEDAGADALTVHGRTRQQQYSGKADHSYVKKIKQELSIPVIANGDIIDETSARQVLDYTECDGIMIGRAAMGNPFLFRRISHYLEAGDILDYNECSQRISDLREYFGLLEEYDLMHTVNIKAQAQWFTRGMRNGRHIRRSIASSKTIDEILRSLSEMCKHAD, encoded by the coding sequence ATGAAAATTGCTGACATCAAGATTTCAGGAAATATCCTGCTTGCACCCATGTCCAATGTGACAAATCTGCCTTTTCGCCTCATGTGCAAAAAATACGGTGCATCATTTACATACTCAGAAATGATTAGCTCAGATGCTGTCATCTACGAGAATGAGAAAAGCATAAACCGTGGAATGAGCTGTGAAGAGGAAAGACCACTTGGGATTCAGATTTTTGGAAACTCTGCTGAAAACATGACAAAAGCAGCTCTCCGGATAGAAGAGATCTACCAGCCGGAAATTATAGATATCAATTTTGGCTGTCCTGCAAGACTCCTGACAAAAGACGGGTGTGGGTCTGCGCTTTTAAGATCACCTGAACTTATTCATGAAATCATCACAGGACTTACAGACAACCTGTCAACTCCTGTGACTGCAAAGATTCGTGTTCTTGAATATATGGAAAAAACCCTGGAAATAGCACACCTGATAGAAGATGCAGGTGCGGATGCATTAACTGTTCATGGAAGGACAAGGCAGCAGCAGTATTCAGGAAAAGCTGACCATTCTTATGTAAAAAAAATAAAGCAGGAACTCAGTATTCCTGTTATTGCTAACGGTGATATCATTGATGAGACATCTGCACGGCAGGTTCTGGATTATACTGAATGTGACGGGATAATGATCGGCAGGGCTGCAATGGGTAATCCTTTCCTTTTCAGGAGGATTTCTCACTACCTTGAAGCCGGGGACATACTTGATTATAATGAATGCAGCCAGAGAATTTCAGACCTCAGGGAATATTTTGGGCTTTTAGAAGAATATGACCTGATGCATACTGTCAACATAAAGGCGCAAGCACAGTGGTTCACCCGTGGGATGAGAAATGGCAGACATATAAGGAGGAGCATTGCCAGCTCAAAAACTATAGACGAGATTTTGCGAAGTCTGAGTGAGATGTGCAAACATGCCGATTGA
- the porD gene encoding pyruvate synthase subunit PorD encodes MKILPGGVCDAGTTRVNKTGGWRTFKPVYDYDKCIKCKLCELLCPDSSVNPRDDGYFEFDYDFCKGCGICANECPKSAITMVLEEK; translated from the coding sequence ATGAAGATTCTTCCAGGTGGAGTCTGCGACGCAGGCACAACCAGAGTAAACAAGACTGGTGGATGGAGAACTTTCAAGCCGGTTTACGATTACGACAAATGCATTAAATGTAAGTTATGCGAACTCCTGTGTCCTGACAGTTCAGTGAACCCAAGAGATGACGGATATTTTGAGTTTGACTATGATTTCTGCAAGGGTTGCGGAATATGTGCAAACGAATGTCCAAAGAGCGCAATCACAATGGTTCTGGAGGAGAAATAA